The proteins below are encoded in one region of Streptomyces marianii:
- a CDS encoding ABC transporter permease, whose protein sequence is MTATAPPAHDRTGPSDERLLRTSPWKKLLGRPELGSVVGAAAVFLFFSIVADTFLRASSLSTVLYAASTIGIMAVPIALLMIGGEFDLSAGVLVTSSALVSSMFSYQMTANVWVGALVSLLVTLAIGAFNGVMLVRTRLPSFIITLGTFLMLTGMNLGFTKLISGTVSTKTIADMAGFPAAKKVFASFTVGGVDVKTTILWWIALVALATWILLRTRFGNWIFAVGGGAGAARAVGVPVARTKILLYTGVAFCAWISGQHLLFSFDVVQSGEGVGNELIYIIAAVIGGCLITGGYGSAIGSAVGAFIFGMTSKGIVYAEWNPDWFKFFLGAMLLLATLLNAWVRKRAEATT, encoded by the coding sequence ATGACCGCGACCGCACCACCGGCCCACGACCGGACCGGCCCGTCGGACGAGCGGCTGCTGCGCACCTCGCCGTGGAAGAAGCTGCTCGGCCGCCCCGAGCTGGGCTCGGTCGTCGGCGCGGCAGCCGTGTTCCTCTTCTTCTCGATCGTGGCCGACACCTTCCTGCGCGCCTCCAGCCTGAGCACCGTGCTGTACGCGGCATCCACCATCGGCATCATGGCCGTGCCGATCGCCCTGCTGATGATCGGCGGCGAGTTCGACCTCTCCGCCGGTGTGCTGGTGACCAGTTCCGCCCTGGTCTCCTCGATGTTCAGCTACCAGATGACGGCGAACGTGTGGGTCGGCGCCCTGGTGTCGCTCCTGGTCACCCTCGCGATCGGCGCCTTCAACGGCGTCATGCTGGTGCGCACGAGACTGCCGAGCTTCATCATCACGCTCGGCACGTTCCTGATGCTCACCGGCATGAACCTCGGCTTCACCAAGCTGATCAGCGGCACCGTGTCGACGAAGACCATCGCCGACATGGCGGGCTTCCCCGCGGCCAAGAAGGTCTTCGCCTCGTTCACCGTCGGCGGCGTCGACGTCAAGACGACCATCCTGTGGTGGATCGCCCTCGTCGCCCTCGCCACCTGGATCCTGCTGCGCACCCGCTTCGGCAACTGGATCTTCGCCGTCGGCGGCGGCGCGGGCGCGGCGAGGGCCGTCGGCGTCCCGGTGGCCAGGACCAAGATCCTGCTGTACACGGGCGTGGCGTTCTGCGCCTGGATCTCCGGCCAGCACCTGCTGTTCTCGTTCGACGTCGTCCAGTCCGGCGAGGGCGTCGGCAACGAGCTGATCTACATCATCGCGGCCGTCATCGGCGGCTGTCTGATCACCGGAGGCTACGGTTCGGCGATCGGTTCCGCGGTCGGAGCCTTCATCTTCGGCATGACCAGCAAGGGCATCGTGTACGCGGAGTGGAACCCGGACTGGTTCAAGTTCTTCCTCGGAGCGATGCTGCTCCTGGCGACCCTGCTGAACGCATGGGTCCGCAAGCGCGCGGAGGCGACGACATGA
- a CDS encoding chloride channel protein encodes MTQPQAGPERENAAPESPRPEPDVLRGLLLSASYRRVLLFSALIGIPISLIAFWFLVALHQLERLMWDHVPKTLLGSPVPPWWWPLVLLPVAGLIVGLVVTRLPGAGGHVPAYGLQPGGASAKTLPGVVIAAAASLPLGATLGPEAPLIALGGGLALLFRNLARGDATSQNTALLGAAGAGAAIAVVLGNPVIAAVLLMEIIGVGGPRLVAVMLPALLSSGVGSLVFTGFGRWTGLQTGSLRLPLPGRFPHLDAGDVGWTLLIGVVVGALVHMIQVGGRFAAGLVRTRPVPFTVLFALGAGACAALYTGITGRTPADVASSGQSTMVQLASDPASWGIGALVAVLAFKGLAYALCLGSLRGGPIFPALFLGAATGVLLAPLPGLGLIPGMAAGMAASAGAALRLPVSSVVLVALLLGSISMTPVVILAAVVAIVTTELLPGAHRAPPPESAPAATAGAARGAP; translated from the coding sequence ATGACGCAGCCGCAGGCCGGGCCGGAGCGGGAGAACGCCGCGCCCGAGAGCCCCCGGCCGGAGCCCGACGTGCTGCGCGGTCTTCTGCTCAGCGCCTCCTACCGCCGGGTTCTGCTGTTCTCCGCGCTGATCGGGATCCCGATCTCGCTGATCGCGTTCTGGTTCCTCGTCGCGCTGCACCAGCTCGAGCGCCTGATGTGGGACCACGTGCCGAAGACACTCCTCGGCAGCCCGGTCCCGCCGTGGTGGTGGCCGCTGGTGCTGCTGCCGGTCGCGGGTCTGATCGTCGGCCTGGTCGTGACCCGGCTGCCCGGCGCGGGCGGCCACGTCCCCGCCTACGGGCTCCAGCCCGGCGGTGCCTCGGCCAAGACCCTGCCCGGCGTGGTCATCGCCGCCGCCGCGAGTCTGCCGCTCGGCGCCACCCTCGGCCCCGAGGCACCGCTCATCGCCCTCGGCGGCGGTCTCGCGCTGCTGTTCCGCAACCTCGCCCGCGGCGATGCGACGTCCCAGAACACCGCACTGCTGGGCGCCGCCGGTGCCGGGGCGGCCATCGCCGTGGTGCTCGGCAACCCGGTGATCGCCGCCGTACTGCTGATGGAGATCATCGGCGTGGGCGGCCCCCGGCTGGTCGCGGTCATGCTCCCGGCGCTGCTGTCGAGCGGCGTCGGCTCACTGGTGTTCACCGGCTTCGGCCGCTGGACCGGGCTGCAGACGGGCAGCCTCCGGCTGCCGCTGCCCGGGCGCTTCCCGCATCTCGACGCCGGGGACGTGGGCTGGACCCTGCTCATCGGCGTGGTCGTCGGAGCGCTGGTCCACATGATCCAGGTCGGCGGCCGGTTCGCGGCCGGTCTCGTCCGGACCCGGCCCGTCCCGTTCACCGTCCTGTTCGCCCTGGGCGCGGGCGCCTGCGCGGCCCTCTACACCGGGATCACCGGCCGGACGCCGGCCGACGTCGCCTCGTCCGGCCAGAGCACGATGGTGCAACTGGCGTCCGACCCCGCCTCCTGGGGGATCGGGGCGCTCGTCGCCGTCCTCGCCTTCAAGGGCCTCGCGTACGCGCTGTGCCTGGGCAGCCTCCGCGGTGGCCCCATCTTCCCGGCGCTGTTCCTGGGGGCCGCGACGGGCGTCCTGCTGGCGCCGCTGCCCGGTCTCGGCCTGATCCCGGGCATGGCGGCCGGCATGGCCGCCTCGGCCGGTGCCGCCCTGCGGCTGCCCGTCAGCAGCGTGGTGCTCGTGGCCCTGCTGCTCGGCAGCATCTCCATGACGCCCGTGGTGATCCTGGCGGCCGTGGTCGCGATCGTCACCACCGAACTGCTGCCGGGGGCCCACCGTGCGCCGCCCCCGGAGTCGGCTCCGGCGGCCACGGCCGGCGCGGCCCGGGGGGCACCGTGA
- a CDS encoding SDR family oxidoreductase: protein MLKGQKALVTGANSGIGKATAIALGRAGADVVVNFVSGQEAADAVVKEITAAGVRAYAHEADVSDEKQVVAMTRRMVEEFGTIDILVANAGLQRDAAFTDMTLAQWQKVIDVNLTGQFLCAREAVKEFLRRGVVPEVSRAAGKIVCMSSVHQDIPWAGHVNYASSKGGVQMMMETLAQELAPKKIRVNAVAPGAIKTPINTDAWDTPDAERDLLTLIPYARVGEPDDIAHAVAVLASDLMDYVVGTTLYVDGGMTLFPGFATGG from the coding sequence CTGCTGAAGGGCCAGAAGGCACTGGTCACCGGCGCCAACTCGGGCATCGGGAAGGCGACGGCGATCGCTCTCGGCCGGGCCGGCGCGGACGTGGTCGTCAACTTCGTCTCCGGCCAGGAGGCCGCCGACGCGGTCGTCAAGGAGATCACCGCCGCCGGAGTGCGCGCCTACGCCCACGAGGCCGATGTCTCCGACGAGAAGCAGGTCGTCGCGATGACGCGGCGGATGGTCGAGGAGTTCGGAACCATCGACATCCTCGTCGCCAACGCCGGCCTGCAGCGGGACGCCGCGTTCACCGACATGACCCTCGCCCAGTGGCAGAAGGTCATCGACGTCAACCTCACCGGCCAGTTCCTGTGCGCTCGGGAGGCGGTCAAGGAGTTCCTGCGGCGCGGCGTCGTCCCCGAGGTCTCGCGCGCCGCCGGGAAGATCGTCTGCATGAGCTCGGTCCACCAGGACATCCCCTGGGCCGGCCACGTCAACTACGCCTCCTCCAAGGGCGGTGTGCAGATGATGATGGAGACCCTCGCCCAGGAGCTCGCGCCGAAGAAGATCCGGGTCAACGCGGTCGCGCCGGGCGCCATCAAGACCCCCATCAACACCGACGCCTGGGACACCCCCGACGCCGAACGGGACCTGCTCACCCTCATCCCGTACGCCAGGGTGGGGGAGCCCGACGACATCGCCCACGCCGTCGCCGTCCTCGCCTCCGACCTCATGGACTACGTGGTGGGCACCACGTTGTACGTCGACGGAGGTATGACCCTCTTCCCCGGGTTCGCCACCGGCGGCTGA
- a CDS encoding cyclase family protein, whose protein sequence is MGAEAFRALCERVRERTRRGPEDRRGTLGHLTPARVVAATREVMTGRTVSLGAPVDTRPGPDNPEPARHVMTAPEPGRRPSTGLDFARDRFAMNVHGDADSHLDALCHVLFDGTLYNGVPADSVTPEGATELTVDVVRDGVVGRGVLLDIPRLRGVPWLEPGDQVTAADLAAAEAAQGVRTGPGDVLLVRVGHRLRRRELGPWKAAEARAGLHPDAVEFLVDRRVAMLGGDGNNDAAPSAVEGVGFPVHVLTVHAMGMHLMDYLRFEELAPVCEQEGRWSFLCAVAPLRLPGATGSPVNPVAVL, encoded by the coding sequence ATGGGCGCCGAGGCGTTCCGGGCCCTCTGCGAGCGGGTCCGCGAGCGGACGCGGCGCGGACCGGAGGACCGGCGCGGCACGCTGGGCCACCTCACCCCGGCCCGGGTGGTGGCGGCGACCCGCGAGGTCATGACCGGGCGGACGGTCTCGCTCGGCGCGCCCGTGGACACCCGGCCCGGCCCCGACAACCCGGAGCCCGCCCGCCACGTGATGACGGCACCCGAACCCGGCCGACGGCCGTCCACCGGACTGGACTTCGCCCGCGACCGCTTTGCGATGAACGTGCACGGCGACGCCGACAGCCATCTCGACGCGCTGTGCCACGTGCTGTTCGACGGGACCCTGTACAACGGCGTGCCGGCTGACAGCGTGACCCCGGAAGGCGCCACCGAGCTCACCGTCGACGTCGTGCGCGACGGCGTCGTCGGCCGAGGAGTGCTCCTGGACATCCCCCGGCTTCGGGGAGTGCCCTGGCTGGAGCCGGGGGACCAGGTCACCGCCGCCGATCTGGCAGCCGCCGAGGCCGCCCAGGGGGTGCGCACCGGACCCGGGGACGTGCTGCTCGTCCGCGTGGGCCACCGGCTCAGACGCCGGGAACTCGGTCCCTGGAAAGCCGCGGAGGCACGTGCCGGACTCCACCCGGACGCCGTCGAGTTCCTCGTCGACCGGCGCGTCGCGATGCTCGGCGGCGACGGGAACAACGACGCCGCACCGAGCGCCGTGGAGGGAGTCGGTTTCCCCGTCCACGTCCTGACCGTCCACGCCATGGGAATGCACCTCATGGACTATCTGCGGTTCGAGGAGCTGGCTCCGGTCTGCGAACAGGAGGGCCGCTGGAGCTTCCTCTGCGCCGTCGCGCCGTTGCGGCTGCCGGGGGCCACCGGCTCGCCCGTCAACCCGGTCGCCGTACTGTGA
- a CDS encoding sugar ABC transporter substrate-binding protein: MARVRTGVRAIGAVLAAVLGASLAGCSATGGKRAEDARRAAEAQGRAAVDTPRWTFAMVTHSGDGDTFWDIVQRGAKQAAVKDNVKFLYAHSDEAQQQAQLVQTYIDQKVDGLIVTLAKPGAMKDVVAKATRAGIPVITVNSGSAESKAYGALTHIGQDETVAGEAVGEELDRRGRKKALCVLHEQGNVGHEQRCSGAGKTFGGALQNLYVDGTNMPDVQAAIEAKLQTDPSIDAVVTLGAPFADAAVQAKRTAGSEAEIDTFDLNAKVVAGLKSGDLGFAVDQQPYLQGYEAVDLLWLYRYNADVLGGGRPVLTGPQIITEKDAAELQDYTERGTR; encoded by the coding sequence GTGGCAAGGGTTCGGACAGGGGTACGTGCGATCGGCGCGGTGCTGGCGGCGGTGCTCGGGGCCTCCCTCGCGGGGTGCAGCGCCACCGGCGGCAAACGCGCCGAGGACGCCCGCAGGGCGGCGGAGGCGCAGGGACGGGCGGCGGTCGACACACCGCGCTGGACGTTCGCGATGGTCACCCACTCGGGAGACGGCGACACCTTCTGGGACATCGTCCAGAGGGGCGCCAAGCAGGCCGCGGTGAAGGACAACGTCAAGTTCCTGTACGCCCACAGCGACGAGGCGCAGCAGCAGGCACAGCTGGTCCAGACGTACATCGACCAGAAGGTCGACGGGCTGATCGTCACGCTCGCCAAGCCCGGCGCCATGAAGGACGTCGTCGCCAAGGCCACCAGGGCCGGGATCCCGGTGATCACCGTGAACTCCGGCTCGGCCGAGTCCAAGGCGTACGGGGCCCTCACCCACATCGGCCAGGACGAGACCGTCGCCGGCGAGGCCGTCGGCGAGGAACTCGACCGGCGCGGGCGGAAGAAGGCGCTCTGCGTCCTGCACGAGCAGGGCAACGTCGGCCACGAGCAGCGCTGCTCCGGGGCGGGGAAGACCTTCGGCGGCGCTCTGCAGAACCTGTACGTCGACGGCACCAACATGCCCGACGTCCAGGCGGCCATCGAGGCCAAGCTCCAGACCGACCCGTCCATCGACGCGGTCGTCACCCTCGGCGCGCCGTTCGCCGACGCCGCCGTCCAGGCGAAGCGGACCGCGGGCAGCGAGGCCGAGATCGACACCTTCGACCTGAACGCCAAGGTCGTCGCGGGGCTCAAGTCCGGCGACCTCGGCTTCGCCGTCGACCAGCAGCCGTACCTCCAGGGCTACGAGGCAGTGGATCTGCTGTGGCTCTACCGCTACAACGCCGATGTGCTCGGCGGCGGACGGCCCGTCCTCACCGGCCCGCAGATCATCACCGAGAAGGACGCCGCCGAACTGCAGGACTACACGGAGCGGGGGACCCGATGA
- a CDS encoding YhjD/YihY/BrkB family envelope integrity protein produces the protein MTTRRRAPAFLRPSWWSGHFSSWGASARSAAERTETRFPVVTHLTARMISVNILDSATRLAAQCFLTAVPLLFVVGSFAPEAVRDQLVSSVSAIFGLTGASKDLLEQVYRATDDNLREATGVIGALMVLLSATACSRAMQRLCKRAWLVPRSGVRIAPWRWLAWIGVWLSVLLIQGPVREGFGVGLWLAVPVTMLSQILLWWWSQHLLLGGLVGWRPLLPGAVLTGFAVTALFIGSKYYMPRAIDKSLSEYGSVGTVFTLLSWLIVLCVAIALGVTAGAVLAREPWLARRLGDAGPSWTTADAGWRRGRAGGDD, from the coding sequence ATGACCACGCGGCGCCGGGCTCCGGCCTTCCTCCGCCCGTCGTGGTGGTCGGGACACTTCTCGTCGTGGGGAGCCTCCGCGCGGTCGGCGGCCGAACGCACCGAGACCCGCTTCCCCGTCGTCACCCATCTGACGGCTCGTATGATCTCGGTCAACATCCTGGACTCCGCCACCCGGCTGGCCGCGCAGTGCTTCCTCACCGCCGTGCCACTGCTGTTCGTGGTCGGGTCCTTCGCCCCCGAGGCGGTGCGCGATCAGCTGGTCAGCTCGGTGTCGGCGATCTTCGGACTCACCGGGGCCTCGAAGGACCTGCTCGAGCAGGTGTACCGGGCCACGGACGACAACCTCCGCGAGGCCACCGGCGTGATCGGCGCGCTGATGGTGCTGCTGTCCGCGACGGCCTGCAGCCGGGCGATGCAGCGGCTGTGCAAGCGGGCCTGGCTCGTCCCGAGGTCCGGGGTGCGGATCGCTCCCTGGCGCTGGCTGGCGTGGATCGGGGTGTGGCTGTCCGTGCTGCTGATCCAGGGGCCGGTGCGTGAGGGCTTCGGCGTCGGGCTGTGGCTGGCCGTCCCGGTCACCATGCTGTCGCAGATCCTGCTGTGGTGGTGGTCCCAGCACCTGCTGCTGGGCGGGCTCGTCGGGTGGCGGCCGCTGCTGCCCGGCGCGGTGCTGACGGGCTTCGCCGTGACGGCGCTGTTCATCGGCAGCAAGTACTACATGCCCCGCGCCATCGACAAGAGCCTGAGCGAGTACGGGTCGGTCGGCACCGTCTTCACCCTGCTGTCGTGGCTGATCGTGCTGTGTGTCGCGATCGCGCTCGGTGTCACGGCCGGGGCCGTCCTGGCGAGGGAGCCGTGGCTCGCTCGAAGACTCGGCGACGCCGGCCCGAGCTGGACCACGGCCGACGCCGGGTGGCGGCGCGGAAGGGCGGGCGGGGACGACTGA
- a CDS encoding GMC oxidoreductase: protein MTESPHYDVIVIGTGAGGGTLAHRLAPTGHRVLLLERGGYLPRERDNWDSTAVFVKGKYRAPEFWYDKYGNTFPPEVNYYVGGNTKFYGAALFRLRPEDFGVLRHHGGVSPAWPLDYDDLEPYYTQAEHLYLVHGNHGEDPTEGVVSGQYLHPPVAHEPRIQRLSDDLEKLGLHPFHLPIGVNLVQDRDGRAVHSSVCIRCDRVDGFPCLVRGKSDAQVICVEPALEHPNVDLITDARVTRLETDATGRSVTTVVAELADGTEARFSSHLVAVACGAVNTAALLLASAGDRHPDGLANSSGVVGRHYMRHNNMALMAVSKEPNDTRFQKTLALHDWYLGADDWEYPLGGIQMLGKSDAEQIHGEAPRWAGAVTPGMPFEVLAHHAVDFWLCGEDLPDPGNRVTLDRDGGIHLALDEKNNITALNRLRHKLQGMLGRLGMHEHHLLPHSIYLHKGMPIGATAHQAGTVRFGNDPTSSALDVNCKAHDLDNLYVVDTSFFPSIGAVNPSLTAIANALRVGDHLAERLRG from the coding sequence ATGACCGAATCCCCGCACTACGACGTCATCGTCATCGGCACCGGAGCCGGCGGCGGCACGCTCGCCCATCGCCTCGCCCCCACCGGGCACCGCGTCCTCCTGCTGGAACGCGGCGGCTACCTCCCCCGGGAACGCGACAACTGGGACTCCACGGCCGTCTTCGTCAAGGGCAAGTACCGCGCGCCCGAGTTCTGGTACGACAAGTACGGCAACACCTTCCCGCCGGAGGTCAACTACTACGTCGGCGGCAACACCAAGTTCTACGGGGCGGCCCTCTTCCGGCTGCGCCCGGAGGACTTCGGCGTACTGCGCCACCACGGCGGCGTGTCCCCGGCGTGGCCGCTGGACTACGACGACCTGGAGCCCTACTACACCCAGGCCGAGCATCTCTACCTCGTGCACGGCAACCACGGCGAGGATCCCACCGAGGGTGTGGTGAGCGGCCAGTACCTCCACCCGCCCGTCGCGCACGAGCCGCGCATCCAGCGGTTGAGCGACGACCTGGAGAAGCTGGGACTGCACCCCTTCCACCTGCCCATCGGGGTCAACCTCGTCCAGGACCGCGACGGCCGGGCCGTCCACTCCAGCGTCTGCATCCGCTGCGACCGGGTCGACGGCTTCCCCTGCCTGGTGCGTGGCAAGTCCGACGCCCAGGTCATCTGTGTGGAGCCCGCCCTGGAGCACCCCAACGTGGACCTGATCACCGACGCCCGCGTGACCAGGCTGGAGACCGACGCCACGGGCCGCAGCGTCACCACGGTCGTCGCGGAGCTCGCCGACGGAACCGAGGCCCGGTTCTCCTCCCACCTCGTCGCCGTCGCCTGCGGAGCCGTCAACACCGCGGCTCTGCTGCTGGCCTCGGCCGGCGACCGGCACCCGGACGGGCTCGCCAACAGCTCGGGCGTGGTGGGCCGTCACTACATGCGGCACAACAACATGGCGCTGATGGCGGTGTCGAAGGAACCCAACGACACCCGCTTCCAGAAGACCCTCGCCCTGCACGACTGGTACCTGGGCGCGGACGACTGGGAGTACCCCCTCGGCGGCATCCAGATGCTCGGCAAGTCCGACGCCGAGCAGATCCACGGCGAGGCACCGCGCTGGGCCGGCGCCGTGACGCCCGGGATGCCCTTCGAGGTGCTGGCCCACCACGCCGTCGACTTCTGGCTGTGCGGCGAGGACCTGCCCGACCCCGGCAACCGCGTCACCCTGGACCGGGACGGCGGCATCCACCTCGCGCTCGACGAGAAGAACAACATCACCGCGCTCAACCGGCTCCGCCACAAACTGCAGGGGATGCTCGGCCGGCTCGGGATGCACGAGCACCATCTGCTGCCGCACAGCATCTACCTGCACAAGGGAATGCCCATCGGGGCGACCGCCCACCAGGCCGGCACCGTCCGCTTCGGCAACGACCCGACGAGCTCCGCCCTGGACGTCAACTGCAAGGCCCACGACCTCGACAACCTCTACGTCGTCGACACGAGCTTCTTCCCGAGCATCGGCGCGGTGAACCCTTCGCTCACCGCCATCGCCAACGCCCTGCGCGTCGGGGACCACCTGGCCGAGCGGCTCCGCGGCTGA
- a CDS encoding SHOCT domain-containing protein has translation MPRLIRSVVRTAAIAGTATAVSNRVSRRQSGRWAQQDQQQQEQQQQQAQAPAPAEAAPGTPQAAVPPPMPPDDDMGRKIDRLKELGELKAQGLLTEQEFAAEKQKVLG, from the coding sequence ATGCCCCGCCTCATCCGCAGCGTGGTCCGCACCGCCGCCATCGCCGGCACCGCCACGGCGGTGTCCAACCGCGTGTCGCGCCGGCAGTCGGGCCGCTGGGCACAGCAGGACCAGCAACAGCAGGAGCAACAACAGCAGCAGGCCCAGGCCCCGGCCCCGGCCGAGGCGGCCCCGGGCACGCCCCAGGCGGCCGTGCCCCCGCCGATGCCGCCCGACGACGACATGGGCCGAAAGATCGACAGGCTCAAGGAACTCGGCGAACTCAAGGCCCAGGGCCTGCTCACCGAGCAGGAGTTCGCGGCCGAGAAGCAGAAGGTCCTCGGCTGA
- a CDS encoding DUF6325 family protein, producing the protein MSDDVEEMGPVDYLVVEFPGNRMTGEGLPLLVDLVDRKIIRILDLLFVRKDADGTVTALELADLDGDGTLDLTVFEGASSGLLGRDDVEEAAAAVEPGNSAAVLVYENTWAAPLARAMRRGGAQLVAGGRIPVQALLSALDEVEGASGRGTTAA; encoded by the coding sequence ATGAGCGATGACGTCGAAGAAATGGGACCCGTCGACTACCTGGTGGTGGAGTTCCCCGGCAACCGCATGACGGGCGAGGGCCTTCCACTGCTCGTCGACCTCGTCGACCGGAAGATCATCCGCATTCTCGACCTGCTGTTCGTCCGCAAGGACGCCGACGGCACCGTCACGGCCCTGGAACTCGCCGACCTGGACGGCGACGGGACACTCGACCTGACCGTCTTCGAAGGAGCGTCCTCCGGCCTGCTGGGCCGGGACGACGTCGAAGAGGCCGCCGCGGCCGTCGAGCCGGGCAACTCCGCCGCCGTCCTCGTGTACGAGAACACCTGGGCCGCGCCGCTCGCCCGCGCCATGCGGCGCGGCGGGGCGCAGCTGGTGGCGGGAGGGCGGATTCCCGTCCAGGCCCTGCTCTCGGCGCTGGACGAGGTCGAGGGCGCGTCGGGCCGGGGGACGACGGCGGCCTGA
- a CDS encoding ATP-binding cassette domain-containing protein, whose protein sequence is MTALVELDDVSKYYGNIRALEGVSLEVHAGGITCVLGDNGAGKSTLIKIIAGLHRHDSGTFAIDGEETSLGSPREALDRGIATVYQDLAVVPLMPVWRNFFLGSEPTRGKGPFRRLDVRTMRETTRAELLRMGIDLRDVDQPIGTLSGGERQCVAIARAVYFGAKVLVLDEPTAALGVKQSGVVLKYVAAARDAGLGVVLITHNPHHAYLVGDRFVLLKRGVMAGSHRKSEITLDELTRQMAGGSELEDLRHELERAPAPRHVGGHDLGH, encoded by the coding sequence ATGACGGCCCTCGTGGAACTCGACGACGTCAGCAAGTACTACGGCAACATCCGTGCGCTGGAAGGCGTGTCGCTGGAGGTCCACGCGGGCGGGATCACCTGTGTCCTCGGCGACAACGGCGCCGGCAAGTCCACTCTCATCAAGATCATCGCGGGGCTGCACCGGCACGACTCCGGCACCTTCGCCATCGACGGCGAGGAGACCTCGCTGGGCTCCCCGCGGGAGGCCCTCGACCGCGGGATCGCCACGGTCTACCAGGACCTCGCGGTGGTCCCGCTGATGCCGGTCTGGCGGAACTTCTTCCTCGGCTCGGAGCCGACCAGGGGCAAGGGGCCCTTCCGGCGGCTCGACGTCCGCACCATGCGCGAGACCACCCGCGCCGAGCTGCTGCGCATGGGCATCGACCTGCGCGACGTCGACCAGCCCATCGGCACCCTGTCCGGCGGCGAGCGGCAGTGCGTGGCGATCGCCCGTGCCGTCTACTTCGGCGCCAAGGTCCTCGTCCTCGACGAGCCGACGGCCGCGCTCGGCGTCAAGCAGTCCGGGGTCGTGCTGAAGTACGTGGCTGCGGCGCGCGACGCCGGGCTCGGAGTGGTCCTGATCACCCACAACCCGCACCACGCCTACCTCGTCGGCGACCGGTTCGTCCTGCTCAAGCGTGGAGTGATGGCCGGGAGCCACAGGAAGTCGGAGATCACCCTGGACGAGCTGACCCGGCAGATGGCGGGAGGCAGCGAACTGGAGGACCTGCGCCACGAACTGGAGCGCGCCCCCGCTCCACGGCATGTCGGAGGGCACGACCTGGGGCACTGA
- a CDS encoding GAP family protein: MVLDLLLIAVAITLDPLPIMAFVLVLSSYRGVWRGLVFVLAWLACLVAVIAVVLLFTGGQPPPPRSPPSTVALAAKLAIGVGLVLYGEYRRRRRREPQAAAEPQGRAKHAADPHGGSGRMSPWSAAALAVFLQPWGLVAAAATVVVRADLSHFASYAALFGFCILATASLLTAELYTVFAPEAAGVRLKRLRTWLQEHQEPAIIVGCLVMGLWLTGNSIYQLTA; the protein is encoded by the coding sequence ATGGTCCTCGACTTGCTGCTCATCGCCGTCGCCATCACCCTCGACCCGCTGCCCATCATGGCCTTCGTGCTGGTGCTCTCCTCGTACCGGGGCGTCTGGCGGGGGCTGGTCTTCGTCCTGGCCTGGCTGGCCTGTCTCGTCGCCGTGATCGCCGTGGTGCTGCTGTTCACCGGCGGTCAGCCGCCCCCGCCCAGGTCGCCGCCCTCCACCGTCGCCCTCGCGGCCAAGCTCGCGATCGGCGTCGGGCTGGTCCTGTACGGCGAGTACCGCCGGCGCAGGCGGCGGGAGCCCCAGGCGGCCGCCGAGCCGCAGGGCCGGGCCAAACACGCGGCCGACCCGCACGGCGGTTCGGGCCGGATGTCCCCCTGGTCGGCCGCCGCTCTCGCCGTCTTCCTCCAGCCCTGGGGCCTGGTCGCGGCCGCCGCGACCGTGGTGGTGCGCGCGGACCTCTCCCACTTCGCGTCGTACGCGGCCCTGTTCGGGTTCTGCATCCTCGCCACCGCCAGTCTGCTCACGGCCGAGCTGTACACGGTGTTCGCGCCCGAGGCGGCGGGGGTGCGGCTGAAGCGGCTGCGGACCTGGCTGCAGGAGCACCAGGAGCCCGCCATCATCGTCGGCTGCCTGGTGATGGGCCTGTGGCTGACGGGGAACAGCATCTACCAGCTCACCGCCTGA